A region of the Aphelocoma coerulescens isolate FSJ_1873_10779 chromosome 1, UR_Acoe_1.0, whole genome shotgun sequence genome:
TTCAAAGGCACCCTTGAAACTCAGTGGAGTTTCAAGATAATGGCTAGGAGACAGCACAACAAAAGTTGTTCAAGTGAACAATGAACCATGTACATGTGCCTCCTTCTTAAAGCCTTTAATTCAAACTACCTTGAACAGATATTTAAATAAACATGTTGGCATACAAATTTTTAACTATCAAACTGAAATAAGGCATAATAAAGGCAGATGAGTTACTGCTGTTGGAACTTCGCAACTGAAATCTCTAAGAGACTTTTTTAGAAGCAGCTGGTTTACTATACATCACCCCTAAATACTCTGGATCAACAAGTATTTCATCTGTAACAGCTTTTAAATCTAAATTCTAATGCAATGGGGGGGTGGGTAGGCAGGTGTTGTGTGGAGGTCTATCACTACTTTGACATAATAGCCTTCTTAATTTGTAATGGTTACAAATACAGCGTGACCTCAGTTTGAGGAAACTAACAGAGGGTTTGGAGTATCAAGAGGAACTAAAATATGACTTCAATATAAAAGGGGAACTGAAGCACTTGGATACAAATGAGTCCTTTGTTTTCAGTTATTACAAGAATGGACATGAGCAGAGTCTTAAATGCTACAAAGTTCTGGGACATTTTATTACCCAGTATGTTTATGAGCTCCTGGAAAGAGTCTGCATGCTGCAGAAGGTTTATATTCCTACTGACGCTACAGAGGATGAACCAAGAAGTTTCTCTTTCATGAGCAAGAATGCACTAACAAGTTCCTCTAGCCTAATTATCCTTCTTCAAGACCATGGAGTTTTCTGTGCTGGACAGTGGGGGTGTAGGACAATTGTCAGTGAGGGCCTGAGACATGGAACACAAATACCATTCATCAAAATGGCCCTGCAAAGCCACTGGGAAGTGATTGTACTGAACCCCAATGACAACTTCACTGATCTGAACACTGAAAAGGAGAGATTTTCTGCCAGGGAAGAAGCACTTGCTTTTACACAATCTGTCTGGTGGATCCCCaagaggggcagcagcagccctgaggagcatACCATGGATGTAGGGGATCATTTCTTTGCAAAGTGCAGCCAGGAATGTGGCCTTCATTGCCCATGGCTATGGTGGGTTGGTGTTTGTTGATCAGCTGGTGCAGAGAAAACGTGAGGTGATGAATAAAGTGTACTCTGGCATTCATCGACTCCACGCACAGCATGCAGCACCAGAGCAGACACGATCCAGAAATACAGGAATGGATACACAAATACTGCTGGGAATGGGTGTCAAACAGTAAACTTCTAAATAAAACTGTGGGCTTTCTCATGAGAATAAGTTGTCCTACTTTCTCTGCTCGAACAGAAAAGTATGGCTTAGCACCCTCCTGCTGCTTACAAGCTGTCTTTAAGTACTTGTAGAGCATGCTGAGAACCAAGACCACAACAGCCTTTAGGAATTCACCTGTTGCAACCAGACGCAGAACAAGTAAGAAGAGAGGCAATCAATAAAGGTACGCTGGTTTG
Encoded here:
- the LOC138117462 gene encoding LOW QUALITY PROTEIN: putative protein ARB2BP (The sequence of the model RefSeq protein was modified relative to this genomic sequence to represent the inferred CDS: inserted 4 bases in 2 codons; substituted 1 base at 1 genomic stop codon), which produces IQRDLSLRKLTEGLEYQEELKYDFNIKGELKHLDTNESFVFSYYKNGHEQSLKCYKVLGHFITQYVYELLERVCMLQKVYIPTDATEDEPRSFSFMSKNALTSSSSLIILLQDHGVFCAGQWGCRTIVSEGLRHGTQIPFIKMALQSHWEVIVLNPNDNFTDLNTEKERFSAREEALAFTQSVWWIPKRGSSSPEEHTMDVGDHFFAKXAARNVAFIAHGYGGLVFVDQLVQRKREVMNKVYSXAFIDSTHSMQHQSRHDPEIQEWIHKYCWEWVSNSKLLNKTVGFLMRISCPTFSARTEKYGLAPSCCLQAVFKYLXSMLRTKTTTAFRNSPVATRRRTSKKRGNQ